CATTTATCATGCACACATCCATCTGGGGATTCCACACCTAACAATCCCTCCTAGAAGGATGATGGATGGTGATCATTACAATCCCATGACTCTGTCCTACTCTCACCTTCTCTATTATTCAGCTAACAAGCCTATTTAGGCAACCTGGAGGATAGAACTGGGTGCCCTAGCCCACTTTCCGTCGGGGTGAAAAGGTGGTTGGACAAgtaggaaaatgttttaaaaagcacatgacTTAACCTCCTGATAACTACACCTGGATGACTTAACACCTTCACTAACATCTGATAAGAAATGCTGTTGTTACGCATTGTATGACCCAATAGTAGCATGTATGGAATAAAAAGAAGAGGTTCTAGGACTGACCCTTGCAGTATTTTACAGGTCTGTACCAGATCTTTATCAACCCATTGAGAGCAGCTACACACCCAGTTTTGTAGCCTTTGAAGCAACACTCCATGATCCTCAGTAGACAATGCAGCAGTAACATCAAGTAGGACTAAGactgaaataaactttttttttacttctcataATATCTGGAGATTCAGGTCAGGATATTCTCTGCAGTTGGTCTAAACAAAGTATCCTGTAGAAATcgcagcattttatttacagcacaacaAACAGCCtatgcaaaaaagaagaagtgaaagaagTCAGTGGCTAATTGTGAGGGTTGATTAATTTATACTTTAAtaacagcattaaaataaatgatatgtgATGATGCTCATctaacaaaacagagaaaaactaaaactatcaGACTGCTGCAGTGCAGCTTCCTGTTCTGGTGGTTGTGACTCAGCTGGTGTAACAGTCcttcacaaaccacagggtcagtgtttgacGTCCACTTCCtcttggctacatgtcaaagtgtccctggacaagacactgaacacacagttgCCTCTAGTGTCTGCTCATTACTTGTAagctgctttggataaaagcatctgctaaatggcTAATGTGGCTTCCTGACTCTTAAGTATAAGTCAAGACAAGATGaacttaaataaagttttaaacacATGTGACAGTGATTAAGAGCTAATTTCTGAcctgtgttttttacatttcagactgAAGACAATTCTGGTAACTTAGTCTACTCCGAGGTGGACGTTCCTAAAAGAGAAGCCAGCTCCCCCTGTGCTGACACAGACAAAGTTGTCTACTCTGAACCTCGGGTAGAAGCGAGTTCTCGCAGCCTCCCTGAAGATGCTTCACCTCCTCTCTACTCTGTTGCTTTACCTCAGGAGAAACTTCTTTGCTAATGTAGCTACATTCACTCTCTCACAGACTCAGCGTTGTACTAGATGTAGTCttcattcttttttatatattatttatatggTATAAGTTATAACTCTCTCTTTTGTAGGATACAGTGTGTTGTCATGTGCCATTCAAAGTTAAATATCAAGACTAAATTGTATCATAACATACAGCACTTTTTGGCTGAGCAGGACAAATCTCTGTACATACAGACAAATCTCCCAGACGACAGGACAGAAGCAATAATCcacgtgtaaaaaaaacagccagttgTGAGTCTTTCCACCTCTTTTagttaaaaactgtgttttctctgataACTAGATATTTACATCTAGTTGTTggagtgaatacatttgtacattattttacatacacaattacagatttgtgtacagacacacaagtctgaTTTCAAGTCtgatttataattttgttttgatgcatattgcgcattttctgttaatccaataaacctcatttcactactgaaatattactgtgtccttcagttatttgatagataaaaatgaaattgatgatgcaaacacccaaatatttataaatgaaacttcctaaacttttgcatacaactgtatTTACCAGCAGTCCAAGCAGGCTCATATCACGGGATTCTCTTTTGGAGCTAAGCCGCCTGCAGCAGGAGCCAGCGGAGGTGGCGCCACCTAGATTCTGGGTGAGAAGCCTTGGAACAATAGTAAACCTTCCCAGAAGTGACTAAAACTCCAAATTAGTCCAAGACCACCGCGATTCATCCACGAAGTCAGAATAACTCGGATTCTAGGTGGTGAATGAACTTTTGGCGGGTCTGAAGAAACAGACTCTGTGTTGACTCACAGCCGAGACATCAGTGACGCTGCAGTGAAAGTTAGATACCTGTTTGCTAATGAAATCGCAGGCTTCCAAACCATTTAGTGAGGgtgaatttgtaaaaacatgcaTGATGAAGGCAGCGGAGATTGTGAGCCCTGAAAAGCTCCAGGCTTTTGCAAATATCAGCCTGACAAGAAACACAGTTGCAGACAGGATTTCCGATCTTTCAGTGGATCTGGACAGTCAGTTGAAGCGAGAAGTAAAGTTATTTATTGCGTTTTCAGTTACAATTGGTGAAAGCACGGACTTTACAGATGTTACACAACTGGCCATTTTCATCCGCGGAGTTGATGACACATTGACCGTCACCGAGGATTTCGTGGAGTTGGTGCCGATGACAGATACAACGACATCAGCTGATATTTTCACCACAGTCGTCGGCCCGCTGGACAGGGTCGGAGTGGACTGGTGTTCAAAACCAGGCGTTGTGACAAAGTGCAGAGAGAAAGTGCAATCTGCAAATGGAGGACGTGAATTTTGgacttttcactgtattttgcaCCAGGAGGCTTTGTGTTGCAAGTCATTAAAGATGGACAACGTCATGAAGGTGTCATCCAAACTGTTACTTTCATCCGATCCAGAAGCCTGAATCACCGTCAGTTTGACGGGCTTCTCACAGAGAAAGACCACATCTATGGCCTGTCATACCACACTGAGGCAAGATGGTTAAGCCGAGGTGCTGTGCTGAGGCGTTTCTTTGATTTACGAGAAGAAATTGAACAGTTCATGGAAGAAAAGGACAAACCAGTGTTAGAATTTCATTCCGCAGAGTGGATACAGGACCTTGCATTTATGGTGGATGTTACAGAGCAGCTGAATAACttgaacacacagctgcaagGGCGCAACAAAGTTGTCACGCAAACGTTCTTTCAAGTTGAAGCTGTCAGTGTGGGAGACGCAACTCGCCGGTGGTGATGCAGCTCACTTCCCCTGTCTGAAAACTGTGTGCACGACCCAACATGAAGCGGTTCAAAGATAAAATAACGGGACTTCAGATTTTTGGTGAACTGGAGAAAGACTTCAAAGTTTATTGCTCGCCATTCACCGCGAATCCCTCTGATCTGCCCGTCAGCATCCAACTTGAAATAATTCCCACTTGGGAATAGATTTTCCTCCATGTGGCCGCTgagctaaaatgagtttgacaTCCCTGAACTAGATGATACCGTTGGAGTTACTTCGGGGATACAGGCGAAGgcgaagaagaaggaaaagaggcTCCAGAGGAGGGAAACGGAACAGACTGAGGCGAAGGGGCAACCGGCTACATCACGCTGTCAAATGTCCGATCGCTACGGAACAAAGGTGAGGAACTTTCCACACTCGTGAAGTCGGATCTGGACTATCGGCAAACCAGCCTGTTCTGCTTCACAGGGACTTGGCTTTCTGAGGATGTGGACGTGCAGCTTGATGGATTTAACTTCATTCGTTTTGACATAGACACTGCAACAACAGGGAAGTCGATTGGGGGCAGAATCTGTCTGGCAGCAAACATCACAGTGCTGGAAACACTGTGAAGTAATGACTGTATCCTTCAGACCACATATTTACCCAGAGAGGTCTCTCACATTACGGGGATTTTAGTGCATGTACCAGGGCCTGAGCCGAGCACATCGTGGACAGTTATAATAGAGCTGTCAATCAGACTGGAGATCAGCCTGTGTTCATACTGGgggattttaaaaagtgtgacaTCGCTCCACATCTGTCCAATTTGGAACAATATGTCCCAACCCCcaccagaaaagagaaaacactggacTTGTGCTTTGGCAACATCCTTAATCCGAACACTTCAAAATCATTTCCACCCCTTGGCCTTTCTGACcataatgttattttgttatctCAACTGAAAACTGGTGAACCCATCAAAAAACCATAAAGTCTGGAGTAAAGATGCAGCTGAAGCACTAACAGGATGTTTAGAGCCGACAGACTGGGACttgttttttaatgactgtGGTGATGACTTTAATAACCTGACTGAGGTATTGACCTCATATATTTTGTTCTGTGAAGGTATTTTTACCTCCACCCGGCAGATAACTATATATCCTATAACTTAAAGTCATGTAGTCTCCAGAGCTCTATTCATaaccaaatattgtttttattaacataccCATAATAAATGTCATGGCTGTTCATGAGACACTTAGACCAGAGGTCTTCAGACTGTAAAgtgaaatctgtcatttataGTACAGGAGTATTTACTTTATTCTGGACCTTGTGGAAAAGCCTTCAGCAGTAATTGCAGCCAATTAAGGACAATCAGAGACATGTCCTGAAGCTACTACAACATGATCTTGGCTGTGTGCCTCCTATTGAGAAGCCCACCCACAGGATGATGCTGCCCCCACATGGTGTATGGCATCCACCACCtgatgagcagtgcctggtgTTTCCCAGACAGATAGAGCTTAAAGTTTCAAAGAGCTTCATTTTGTCAATCAATTACTTAGAAAGTCCTTCTAGTAGaaatacatttcatgttttcatgttttccccccatttttctCCAAACGTTGCACATtgttagactgctgggggacccaccccccaatgcactgagctcctttcctcctctcttccctctcttctctcctcttaccccacatttgtttgtcaccactgtacgacattaactttgtgtgttctctctcccgtatttgtctttgtccttctctgtctccgtctctctgtcccttcctgtAGGTGTCCCTGTCTCTTCTTTCACAAGCTTTAATTGTTGATGTAGATGAATATattgtagttttcttttcagaaaatgtaGAATATCTATTGATTAAGGATAATTGTGCCTTACATGGTATTTTAAACTCacatattgtaaaaatacagaTACTTATACTAGATTTTTCTGAGgtggttttgttgtttcacaagtgaattttttccctttcatttttcacagttaTAGTTCAATTAATTTTTCGTGTTTTGTTAAATGATAAACAGcttaatgtaaatacaaaccaacaaaaaacagaacctTAAACGAATTTATGATTTTGTTAACGAGATTTTTTGTTGGTCCAACTTATTTATTTCTGGAACACAGTCCTTTCTCATAAGCAAGTCACAATGACATGTTCAGATATAATAAACACGGTGCTCATCTCTGAATGAAggagatgtttttgtgtttttttatttcttttttaaattaaagtttcattttctgttcctCTTCTGTCTAACAGACTCACAAAGAGAGACACCTGCAGTTTCTTGATCGTCCATGTGTCCTCTCTCTCCAAAGCCTGTTTCATATATGAAGTGTGGACACTAGAGCTGATTTCTCTGGAcattattgaatttaaaaagttttaaaattgaCTAAAGACTAAATTAAGCATTGAAGCccttaaaaagacacatttacaaactTGACTttctaatgagcaaatataatatttatgttaaaaagaGAAGCCTTGGAACAATAGTAAACCTTCCCAGAAGTGACTAAAATTCCAAATTAGTCCAAGACCACAGCGATTCATCCAGGAAGTCATAATAACTTGGATCTTAAATTGGAGCTCCCTCATATTCATACTGTGACACCAGAGCATGAagctgcacagaaacagaaCTCAGACAGTATCAcgagtgtttctgtgtgagtgaACAGTAGATCTGGTCCTGGTCCCTGGTTACTGGATTGAGGCTCTGGTAGGTGGAGTCTTGGCCTGTGGAGGCTGGTGGACAGTTTTCATAGTTGGAAAActgaatgacaaaaagaaaaacaggaagtttACAGATGTGACAGGAAATGACAGAACAGCTGAAATCTGTGAAAACAGGAGCTGTCAATACATTTGTCGGGTGATGTTTTAAACAGGAACAATTAAGGCCCAGAGACAGATGTTTGTCCCTCAAACTGTGTTTGTCTCCTATAAtcactgtgttttgtctgtttggtgCTGAACATAGATCAGGTAGATCAGAGAGTCAGAACTGTCCTCACGGGAGAAACTCTGCTAGATTTCAGTGTGGGATCAGCTCACGTATGAGGAAACCTGTGAAAACAGGAGCTGAAACATGCTTCATTTGCCAGTGAGCTTAGTGTCAGTGTGAGGGGTGATGTTAGACTCTGTTCACTTTGATTTAGGGGAGAATGTttcaacaagaaagaaaaatgtgactgAACACTGGTTTTCTTTCATCCTACATCTCTGCCATAGTTCAATCTGTCTGTATTTGATGTTTGGGATGTGAGAGCATAAAAAACGTaggtcatttgtgtttcataagAGCCAAACTGAATCACAGACACTGCAACTAACAACTTCTGACCCACCAATGACACAAGTATCTCACAGAAATGAAGTTTTCTAGGTTGTGACGTGAactattttaaattgtgtgaaCTGAACTTTAGTCGAGCTCTTAGAAAGTGGGAACTTCCACAActaaaaacagctgcctgctacGTTTCTTCGTGGGCTTTAATAACACATTAGAAGACTTTTTGTATCAACTGGAGGGAGACAGAAATAACAGGAAAAATTAATAACACAACCAAGtcatgaaaatacagaaaagaacaacagtaataataataacaatagttTGTCATTGAAACATATCTACAACATTAAGTTGTTTAGAGTTCTCTGTATCCATCTTTACAAAAAGTCCAGattctcttctgtcttcttgaaagcaagaaaagaaaatggaacgTTTTGATTATTCAATAGCAGGTGGGGGTGAAGCCTTTACGTTCACCCCCAGTCGATGGGACATGAGACTAATGAATAATCTGATGTTTTGGCTTCAGATGGAAATAATCCAGgttacagactgacagacactaacagtgagtagagaagattcagtgttggtttgAACCTCTGAGTGGGGATCATGGTTTatatgattcatttagaaaatgtcctaAGAGCTGACAGTgagaagaaacagaggaaaaaagctttaaaatcacCTCCATGTTGCTTTGGTCTGAGATTCCCCTCATGTTCAAACCTGTGgaacagacacatttaaatgagTTATTATTCCAGATACAGATCATggtgagagacagaggtggtaaaagtacacaaactcagtacttgATTTAAATTCTACTTCTTCAAATTTTAACTTTGACTTATGTgattataaagaaaacattttattgatcatCACCATGTTTATGGCATCACTgagcagtggtggaagaagtaaaaagtaaatgtatcatTGCTACTgagtaaaactacaatattacAAGTGAAAGTCCTGCATCAGAAACTTTAAGTAATAGTATAGAAGTATAAGCAGCAGTTTATTTGTCCAAAtataacatgtaatgtaatagaACATCATATTATTGGATGGTTCTTACTGATGACATGTCCACATCACTAATAGTGCAGCTGCTAaaagatggagctgatttttaCCACTTTATGTACTAACAGGgtattttacattacaatctGCATCTAGAACTAAATAACTCTAACTATCAAACAAATGTGATGCAGTAAAACGTATATTTGTCTCTGAATTTTAGTGGAGAACAAACAAAAGTGCTTAATGTCTTTTGTGTTTCCACTGTTGTCATGAGTTAACTCACCATCAGAGTCGTTTGTCTTCTTTTTGCAGAGGAGCAGCCCAACAACAACTAACACAAgtacaaccaccaccaccacaagtACAGGAACCAAAGGAACCAGGAGGGAAACTAAACAAGAGACACAGAAGGTGagtgagaaagaggagagaggatgaAGGATTTctataaacaaatacacaaatatcaaAGACTTTAATCTCAAACTAATAAATAAGACTTTAGAGACCACAATGTTTGATTGTTATATCACGTATCTCAAATTATCtcacataatttaaacatgttttacattatatCCACAAACCACTGTCACAATGACATTATGATGATATCACTTCTATGTCTGGGATTTCTACCTGAAAGCTTCAATGTCTTTCTAACTATCTGTTATCTATTCCCTCCTCTAAGTGTGTAGGACTGCTCCTCACAAAAATGACATATCAAGACCACAACACACTGATCCACAGCACAAGAATGAAAGTGTGaactgatcattttaaatgcatgtgtgcacaggGAGTTTTTAAGTAGGTCAACATGACAGTAAGTAACATAGTAGGTCTTTACCAGTGATTGGGTGTAACTAAATACACTAAGTGTATTAATAGTGTATATAGGAAATATTATACTATACATTTTACTatactataatttttttttactggggaGGTGGGGAGTGgggatccccggtcctggctatatatcaaagtgtctctgggcaagacactgaacccctaacagcccatcccccctccccagcgatgcagtgctggtccaagcccggtagaaattgggcagggttgtgtcaggaagggcatccggcgtaaaaactgtgccaaatcaacatgtggacaatgatctgctgtggcgaccctgaactcactggataagccgaaaggagagtagtattAGTAGAAGATACTATACATTTTACTCCACCTCATTTGTCAGACAGgtaggttttatttatgtttccttTCTGATTAGAATTTTTCATACCATTGCTGCCCAGTGAAAACAATGTATATTTGAATTTGTTGTCCTGTTTGAACTATCAAATGATCcttaacatgttaaaacaaaagTCTCAAAATTCTTAAGgttaataaaaagtataaagcaATTTAATGGCGTTGTTTGAATCACCTGGTTTGAATGTCGAGCTGGATCTGTGAGTGGGGGCAGTGTGAGATGAAATCTTATTCTGACACCGTCCCAGCTCCAACATCTCTTCCTAAATTAAATTGTCCAGAATATAATCCTCTAGTCTTACATGAGCAGCTTAAGGACAGTGTGTCCTTATAGCTCCTGAAAGCATAAAACCTAAGCTTGCTCTGTTCCTTCTTCCAGTTAACAAACCGAGTATTTACCTGGTATTAACATGCTCAACTCCTCACGGTAACAGTTAACAGTGGTAAAcagtaaaaagtgcaaaaagttCTATCTGCTCAGACTTATCACCACTCTTTACTAAGGCAGAGCTGACTCCCTCAACTCCCTGTAATTTGATTAGTTGTGtaaaaacagccatttttaAGAGCAGAGCTCAAACTCTTATCTATCCTTTGAATATCTGTCCTTATGTcttgtacaataaaataaaaatgtgtattcacTTTTTCAGTGGACATTTCCAGGttaattttatgtttgcatTAAAACTTTTGAACTGAAATGTAAAACCACTCATAAAGAAAAGGTCACAGAATCATAATCAAACTGTAATACTGTGAGAAGAGCAGGACTTTATAAAACATGCAATATTGTTAAGTTCAGCTTTCTACTGGAGACATCACTTATACATCATTgtaaactgtgttttctctctcaggtTTCCACATTTTACAGGTGATACAAAGTTTTGAATCTGACGAAAAGACCGGAAAGACTTTTTCTGTAAAGTGTTGTTATGATGGAGAAGACTTCATGTCATTAGACCTGAAGAATCGAAAGTGGATCCCTCTGAAACCAGAGGCTGATGTGGTCAAACAGGAATGGGATGCTGTAAAAGTTGTAATAGAAGATATTGTTCACGTTGTCACTCAGATTCATCCTGAGTTGCTGAGTAACTTTGTGAATTATGGGAGGAGCTTCTTGTTGAGAACAGGTAGGATCACATGACCTGATGAGATTTCATAACTATGTTCATATAAACACACTGAATTATAGCTTTAATTGCTTTTCTTCTTACCCGTTCTTTTAATCTTGATGTATTACTATTGGATTTAATCCTTGTGGTTTCGTTTCCTTTCTCATTTATCTTTCTCAGCCTACAtggtttatttctttctctaactGGAATTGGAGTATTGCAGGAATTAAAGgtttatcatttttataaaaatactgaGATTGTTAATGTCTGGATTTATCAGAGGCCACTGTGCAAATAatctatttttgttgttttcttgttattgGACAATGCATATTGATAAATACaatcctctctctcttccagttcgtccctcagtgtctctcctccagaagtctccgtcctctccagtcagctgtcacgctacaggtttctaccctgacagagccacagtgttctggaggaaagatggagaggagcttcatgaggacgtggaccatggagagatcctcctcaaccatgatggaaccttccagatgagagttgatctgaacatttcatcagtcaaacctgaagactggaggagatacgactgtgtgtttcagctttatgttgttgaggACGACATTATCACTAAACTGGACAAAGCAGTGATCAGGACCAACTGTGGtaagactgaaaataaaaaaatacacaccagGTTTTAATTTTATCACTAAAGTAAATCTCTGATCCCAACCACAAATATTTGTTgtcaaatgttcaaatgtggACATGTTTTGATGCTAATTCCTGATTTACATTTGAATCCTTCACCTTAAGCAACAGAATTAGTCTGGTTTACACCTTAGGCGAAATTTTCATAGTTCAGTTAATAACATTGTACTTATCAAGTCATAATATCTGAGGGACATAATTCAAACACCCAAACAAGAACAAGATTCTTAGAATTGACCTTTAGTGAAGCAAATGAACTCAACTGGCGTCT
The nucleotide sequence above comes from Channa argus isolate prfri chromosome 1, Channa argus male v1.0, whole genome shotgun sequence. Encoded proteins:
- the LOC137101064 gene encoding putative HLA class I histocompatibility antigen, alpha chain H — encoded protein: MSLDLKNRKWIPLKPEADVVKQEWDAVKVVIEDIVHVVTQIHPELLSNFVNYGRSFLLRTVRPSVSLLQKSPSSPVSCHATGFYPDRATVFWRKDGEELHEDVDHGEILLNHDGTFQMRVDLNISSVKPEDWRRYDCVFQLYVVEDDIITKLDKAVIRTNCVPPSQVPVGAVVGVVVGLMLLSVCITGLFIWRKKNNNGSRDIRRDVL